The genomic DNA CTCCGTTTGCACTTAAAGCCATTTCTGTATTTGCAGTATCCTGAATCCCTGTTTTAACATCAACTATTAAATTTCCTTTTACATCTCCAGTTCCCATACCGGAAACAGCTCCAATAACATCAATATAAACCTTTCCATTCTCTATTTTAGAAATAGTGTATGTTGTTTTAACCTCCATTCCTTGTTCATTCGTTTCATCTGTCCATGAAGAACCAACAGAAACTTTCTCTTTTGGGTATTTTACACCCTTAACTTGTTTTGTAAACTGATCCATAGCAGGTGTAGATGGTTCAACTTTAGTTTCTAAAATTTCGCCTTCTGTAGACATTTTAGAAATAATAGTAGCTTTCATCATTGGGTCAAACTGCTGTTTCATCATTTTACCCATTTGATCTAAATCCTCCTCTTTCATTGATGAATTAAAACTCATAGCCATACCTCCTTGAAGCATATTCATATCTATAGCTTTAATTTTAGATTCTGTAGTAATAACATCTCCTTCTTTACCTGTTACAACCATATCCATAGTCATTTTCATGTCTACACCACCTTGAGCCCCCATGTCTTGAGAGACATCTAACTTCACTGATAAAACATCCCCTTTGCTGTAATTAGCTCTTAATAATACAGATTCTTGTGCAGTAACAGTAAGTGTTGTTGCTAACACAAATAAGAATAACAATTTTTTCATTTTTTTTTGTTTTATATTTATAATTATTTTTAGAAGACGAATATAGTATTTTTTACAAAAAACGCTCACAAATTGTGAGCGTTTTTAAATCTATTTATAATTTACTATTTAAAACTCTTGGTTCATATCCCAAGCTTCTAAAGTTTCTTTTAAGGTTTTTATAAACATTCCTCCTAAAGCACCATTTACAACTCTATGATCATACGAATGAGAAACAAACATCTTTTGTCTAATTCCTATAAAATCCCCATCTGGTGTTTCTATAACCGCAGGAACTTTCCTGATAGCTCCTAATGCTAAAATTGCAACTTGTGGCTGGTTTATAATTGGTGTCCCCATTACAGAACCAAAACTACCAACGTTAGTTACTGTATAAGTTCCTCCTTGAATTTCATCTGGTTTTAATTGATTGTTTCTTGCTCTTCCTGCTAAATCATTTACAGATTTTGTCATTCCAACAAGATTTAACAAATCTGCATTTTTAATAACAGGTACAATTAAATTTCCATCAGGTAGAGCTGCAGCCATACCTAAATTAATATTTTTTCTTTTAATGATAGTATCGCCATCTATAGCAATGTTAATCATTGGATATTTTTTTATTGTAGATGCAACAGCATGCATTAAAATTGGCGTAAAAGTTAATTTTTCTCCTTCTCTTTTCAAGAAAGCATCTTTCACTTTTGTTCTCCATTTTACAATATTGGTAACATCAATTTCTATAAAAGACTGTACATGCGCAGAAGTTTGCACAGAATTAACCATATGTTTAGAAATTAGTTTCCCCATTCTAGACATTTCAATTACCTCATCTTCTCCGTTTACAGAAACAGGTGAAGCTTTTTGTACTTCTTTTTGAATTGGTTTTGAAACCTTCTCTTCAACTACTTTTGTTGCTTGAGGTTTAGATATAGGCTTCCCATTTTCGATATATGATAAAATATCTTCTTTATTCACTCTGCCATCTTTACCAGAACCAGAAATATTTTCTAATTCTTCCATAGAAATATTTTCTTTTTGCGCAATGTTTCTAACTAATGGAGAGTAAAATTTACCAGAATCTGAAGTTTTTGAAATTGGTGAAGCAATAACTTCTACCGCTTTTTCAATTGTTTTTTCAACAGCAGAAACATTAGATTTCTCTTCTCCTTTTGAAGTTTCATTTTTTGATGGCTTAGAAACCGTTGTTTCACCACCTTCTGTCTCAATTACAGCAATAGTTTCTCCTACAGCAACAACATCATCTTTTTGATACAAAATTTCTACCAAAGTTCCTTCTACTTCACTAGGAACCTCAGAATCTACCTTATCTGTAGCTATTTCTACAACAGCTTCATCTAATTCAATGGTATCTCCTACTTCTTTTAACCAAGAAGTTATCGTTGCTTCTGCAACACTTTCACCCATTTTTGGTAACTTTAATTCAAACCTTGCCATTTCTATCTGATTTTAGAGATTGCAAAAGTACTAAAAACGGATGATTTTTCACTCATATTATGAGTGAAAAATAATCATAAAGTTTTATAAGGATTAAACTATTCGCAAAATAAAAAGATAAAAACGAATTAAATTAAATATAATTCTATTTTTAGCTAAAATTTTATTGATTTAATAACAAAATAACTAATTATTATTTTTCAACCTTCTTTTGGCCTTTTCTAATTCCTTTTTCGCTTTCTCTAGTTCTCTCTCCGCTATTTTAAACGCTCTTTCTGCATCCTTTTTTCCCTCTTCTTTAGAATCTGTTCCAGAAATAGCTTCTTTTAACGAAGCTCCTAATTCTTCCATCATAACAACAGTATTAGAATTTGCAAACTCTTTATCAACATAAATCTTCAAGGTATTATCTGTCAACTTACAATCATACAGTTTATCACCGTTTTCATTTTTTATCCATCTATAAACATCTCCAAAAATTGTTAACCCTGTATCTCCTAATTTATCAACTAACATTTTTTTGATGTTTCCTGTTTTACTTTCATGAAACCTTGCCGAAAACTTATATATATCATCATTCCTTTTTATTGATACTGATGAATTATCTGCTTTGTCATCAGTATCAAAATTTATTGAATACGTATTACTTTTTGTTGTTGAAGAAGTTCTTTGCGCGAATAAACTACTCATTAAAAATAAACTGATTGCTGTGGTTAAAAATACTTTTATCATACTATTGTTTTTTAAATTATGTGACAAATGTAAATTCAAAAAATAATTAGACAATAGAAAAACAATCTGTTAACCCAGCTTTAACGTTAACAAAAGAAGCATTAACCAACCTTAAATTCTAAGCCAACTCCGCGGATACTTTCTATAGAAATTGAGGTATCTTCTTTAAAATATTTACGAATTCTACTTATAAAAACATCCATACTTCTTCCTGAAAAGAAATCATCATTCTCCCAAACTGCTTTTAAAATTTCCTCTCTTTTTAAAAGTTGATTTTTATGTTGTACTAAAAACTGAATTAATTCTCCCTCTTTCTCTGTTAGTTGTTGTAAATTTTGATTGATTTTTAATTCTAAACGTCTTGTATTAAACTCATAATTCCCTATAGAAATAATTTCATATGTAAAGGTTATTACTGAAGTTTTTTGAGTTCGCTTTAGAATATTATTTAATCTTAAAACCAATTCATCTGCTTCAAATGGTTTTACAACATAATCGTCTGCGCCTAGTTTTAACCCTTTTAGTTTATCTACTTTCATTTTTCTAGCAGTCAAAAAAATAAAAGGAACTTCAGGATTTATTTCTATAATTTTTTCAGCCAAAGAAAAACCATCTAATTTTGGCATCATTACATCTAAAACGCAAATATTAAAACCTCCTTTTTTAAATGAAGTAAAAGCTTCTTCACCATCTTTTGCCCATTCAACTGTAAACCCAGACATTTCTAAATATTGTTTTAGAATGCTGCCAAAATCTACATCATCTTCTGCTAATAAAATATGTTTTTGAATAGACATTCATTTTAGTTTAATGGAATTTCAATCGTAAAACTTGTTCCTTTTCCTACTTCGCTTTCAACAGAAATTATTCCGTTATGCGCTTTTATAATTTGATTTGTATAATACAAACCAAGCCCTAGCCCTTTTACATTATGGACTTCCTTGTTACCAACTCTGTAAAATTTATCGAATAAAAATGGTTGTTCTTTTTTCGGTATTCCAATTCCGTTATCAGAAATTAAAATTATAAAATTCTCATCCGTTTTAGAAAAAATATTGATTTCTAAATGCTCTTTTCCATATTTAACTGCATTTTCTAATATATTTAATAGGGCAGTTGTAAAATAAAATTTATCAATAAAAATTTCTTGATTAATATTAATGCTCTTATGGAACTTTATACTTTTAGAATCTAAAGAAAGTTGAAAATCTGCAACAATCAAATTCAAATATTTTTTACTATTTACCAATTCTTTTTGAAGCTGAATCTCTTGATAACCTAAAGAATTATTCAGTACCTGGTCAATCAATTTCTGCAAGCGAATATTCTGTCTTTCTATTGTATTTACAGTATTCTCAAAAATTCCTTGTTTAGATATAATTTCTTTTGTCTTCAACATCTTTGTAGCTAAAGTTAATGTAGCTAGAGGTGTTTTTAGTTCGTGTGTAATGTTGTTTACAAAATCGGTTTTTATATCTGCAATTTTCTTCTGAGTTATTAAATTTTTAATGGAGTAATATAACAAGCCGAAAACTAATAAAAAGATAAAAACGGAAAGAATTAACAAACTGGTCATCTTACGTAATACAATTTTCTCCCAGCCTTCAATATTCATTCGATCTTCAGTTTCGAATTGTAAATTAAAAGTGATTGACTTTTCTTTTCCGTTAACCAGACGTTGAAAATTATGATCCGTCATCCATAAAGAGTTACTAACCTTATGGCCTTCTTTTATTGAAAATTCTTCTCCTAGTAAACGAAAGGAAGACTTCAATTTTGAATTAAAAATGGTATCATTTCTAATACTATCTAAAAGAATAATTGTCTTTACTTGTTTCTGAAATTTTAAGTTATAACCTATATTTTTATTTAATAATTCTTTGTTATAATTTTTAATGTAGGTATCATTAATAGAATCTGTAATAGAATTCAATTTTTCTAAAACAGTTGATTTAGAAATTTTTTTAACGTAATAATCTGCAATAATAT from Polaribacter sp. ALD11 includes the following:
- a CDS encoding DUF6263 family protein: MKKLLFLFVLATTLTVTAQESVLLRANYSKGDVLSVKLDVSQDMGAQGGVDMKMTMDMVVTGKEGDVITTESKIKAIDMNMLQGGMAMSFNSSMKEEDLDQMGKMMKQQFDPMMKATIISKMSTEGEILETKVEPSTPAMDQFTKQVKGVKYPKEKVSVGSSWTDETNEQGMEVKTTYTISKIENGKVYIDVIGAVSGMGTGDVKGNLIVDVKTGIQDTANTEMALSANGADIKISTKSTTTKM
- a CDS encoding dihydrolipoamide acetyltransferase family protein, which produces MARFELKLPKMGESVAEATITSWLKEVGDTIELDEAVVEIATDKVDSEVPSEVEGTLVEILYQKDDVVAVGETIAVIETEGGETTVSKPSKNETSKGEEKSNVSAVEKTIEKAVEVIASPISKTSDSGKFYSPLVRNIAQKENISMEELENISGSGKDGRVNKEDILSYIENGKPISKPQATKVVEEKVSKPIQKEVQKASPVSVNGEDEVIEMSRMGKLISKHMVNSVQTSAHVQSFIEIDVTNIVKWRTKVKDAFLKREGEKLTFTPILMHAVASTIKKYPMINIAIDGDTIIKRKNINLGMAAALPDGNLIVPVIKNADLLNLVGMTKSVNDLAGRARNNQLKPDEIQGGTYTVTNVGSFGSVMGTPIINQPQVAILALGAIRKVPAVIETPDGDFIGIRQKMFVSHSYDHRVVNGALGGMFIKTLKETLEAWDMNQEF
- a CDS encoding response regulator transcription factor; this encodes MSIQKHILLAEDDVDFGSILKQYLEMSGFTVEWAKDGEEAFTSFKKGGFNICVLDVMMPKLDGFSLAEKIIEINPEVPFIFLTARKMKVDKLKGLKLGADDYVVKPFEADELVLRLNNILKRTQKTSVITFTYEIISIGNYEFNTRRLELKINQNLQQLTEKEGELIQFLVQHKNQLLKREEILKAVWENDDFFSGRSMDVFISRIRKYFKEDTSISIESIRGVGLEFKVG
- a CDS encoding sensor histidine kinase KdpD yields the protein MLKKIRLLIIASILGLLALSLIQGYLINNTYKQKKDVFISETRKAISRLDDFSPSLDKMNDVWQDHFLNIIADYYVKKISKSTVLEKLNSITDSINDTYIKNYNKELLNKNIGYNLKFQKQVKTIILLDSIRNDTIFNSKLKSSFRLLGEEFSIKEGHKVSNSLWMTDHNFQRLVNGKEKSITFNLQFETEDRMNIEGWEKIVLRKMTSLLILSVFIFLLVFGLLYYSIKNLITQKKIADIKTDFVNNITHELKTPLATLTLATKMLKTKEIISKQGIFENTVNTIERQNIRLQKLIDQVLNNSLGYQEIQLQKELVNSKKYLNLIVADFQLSLDSKSIKFHKSININQEIFIDKFYFTTALLNILENAVKYGKEHLEINIFSKTDENFIILISDNGIGIPKKEQPFLFDKFYRVGNKEVHNVKGLGLGLYYTNQIIKAHNGIISVESEVGKGTSFTIEIPLN